The Arachis ipaensis cultivar K30076 chromosome B03, Araip1.1, whole genome shotgun sequence region ACTCGAATTCAAAAAATCTAAGTGAAAATAGAGAGATTATGTCATTTAAATTATGACTCGTTGGCATATTTGTATTATAACTTAGAGATGAGCTCTttgtataatatatattatatgataATGAGGTAAATATCAAATCGGTATCCGAAAGATTTTAACGCTGACAAAATGGTACTTGACttttgttattaacaaaataatccttaaaagattttaaaagttgACAAGTGTGTCCCCGAGCTCGCCGGAGCAAATCTCCAGCAAGCACAATCTTGACATGGCCACCGTATTTTGGTGACCTGGCAAGCCACCTCCCAAACCCTAATTCCTCCTTCCCTCCCTCAACACCACCATTCGCAGCAACAACAACCTTAACATCAATAGCAATAACAACCTCCACCACTCCCCCTCCCCAATGCACACTACCCCTCCCTCCCTCAACCCCACCACTCACAGCAACAACAATCTCAACATCAACAGCAACAGCAATCTCCACTACTCCACATTTCCCAACGCacactcctctctctctcctcaacACCATCACTTGCAGCAACAATAACCTCAACATCAATAGAATTGTCCCAGATCATGAATTGTCCCAACTTtttagattaatttataattcaaaaatattaataaCAATAAAACTCAGAGAAAGCAAACAAATTCATgtacaataatcaaaataaaataaagcttaaTACAGACACCACCGAAGCAAGAAGTAAATTTAGACAAGGTCAGAAGAAGAACACCAGAAACAGAGGAGGCAGGGCAGCAACTGGGGGCGAGCAGCAAGCAGATACGAGCAGCAACTGGCGGTGAGCAGCGAGCAGAGGTGATGGAGACGAGGCCGACGAAGAAGACAGACGACGCTGGCATACGCAGAAGACTCGACGACGAGATAGCGACAGTGCGGTGTCGGTGACACTAGTTCTGTAAGACTGAGAAGGTTGAGCTCCACTACCGTTTTGGAGGAGAGTGAGTTGAGAGTGTGAGACAATGCATTGGGAATGGGGAATTAGGGTTCAAAGGGGCAAGGGAAGGGAATTAGAGCTTAGAAACTGAGATTTTGGATTAGGGAGGAAAAAAGTGCATTGGAGACGGGAGATTAGGGTTAGGGAGGGAGGAGGGGGAGGAGAAGGATTAGGGTTGGAGAGGATTTTTGTCATGTCATCAAAACGTAGTGGCCATGTCAGCATTGTATTTGTCGGAGATGTACTCCGGCGAACTTGCGGGTAcgcttatcaaattttaaaatctttcaagagctattttgttaataacaaaaATCAAGTACTATTTTATTAGTGTCAAAATCTTTCGAATACCGATTTGATATTTACCTCTACGATAATATATGAGTATATGTTTCTTAAAAAATTCAATACTACCATAATGGCACTGAACGACACTATAATTTTAAAGCAAAATTTGACTTTCTAAAAATGGTTCTTCTATAAAATTAAAGGTAAAGTTAATATAGTATTCAACAAACGCTATTAGTATTAACATTTAACaataacttaaaacaaaatattAAGTCATAAACATTTAATATTTCACACAATTTAATacgtaaaatatttttaaaacagttAAAAATAACGTTAATAGGAATAACAAATACTTGTTTCTTTCACCAAATCATCATACttttaagtaaaaaataaatcaatacaaatacattatttataattttgattaaattttttaaCAATCATTCTAAACGTGTACAAAAAAATAGACACCAAATTAATTCTTACcataaaaatacatattaaaaatgagttaaataatatatatttatgaaTCTCGCTAGAGAGCCAATGAAAAATCTtgataatgtgtacaatgggttgATTATTTAGTTTAATAAAAATGAATAATAACTTCAAAAATTCTCATTTAATTATTtcacatcaaatttcaaatttcaaattctccaatttcaaattttaaatttttaaaaaattccgtTAGTCATTTCACCGATAATCATCTCATTTCACCGTCGCTACCACACGCCACTCACCCTTAGTAAAAATAGCCATCCACTTAAggacctaatgaattgaacatctaacatatttcaattatatataactaaaccaAATCCAAGCAAAATAATCatctatataaaaattaaaataactatccgcatacctactaaaatgaccatcaTAAATTGATcattcaaatagaagaagaagatgatgaataaaCAGACGAAACAACTATTGGGGTGAAACATAGTTTTAAAAGACTAGGCATGACGAAAGCGGCACTGTTGTGAAGCATAGGGCTCAAATCTCAAAGAAGCTAACCATGCTTGGATCCGAAGAAGAAGAGCATGGTATCATCGATGAGAAGAGGCTTGAAGGAATGGGAGAAAGTGAATTCGGTTCGGAAGAGAGAAGCGCGAAAAAGCGGCAACAACGTTAGGCTGAGCGTCGGAGGGCGAGACGCGTGGAGCTGACCAGCAGAGGTGAGGACAGTGTCGGTGGGAGGATGCGGTGGCGTCGGTATAGCAAGTGATGCGAGGTGAGGATCAGAAAAGATGACTGTGAGTTTTGAACGTGTATATGAAGTTACAGTAAGATTAGGAATAACCGTGAATAGATTTAAATACTAattctaatttttcaaattttaaaatttaaaattaaataatttattaataatttaattatatatattatatattatatataattttatttttccccCTTCGTTTTTCCACTTATCACAGAAATTCGCAAACGCTTGTCTCTGTCTTCACAAACCCAAACTCAAACCCAAACCCAACCCGAAGCTTTTATCTCTCTATCTTgttttctcttcttcctttctctctctttctctctcgctCATACCTATCGCTTTCTATCTTTCTCTCTGGTTTTCGATTTAGGGCTCACGAACTCGCTCTTTGACTCAGAACCTTCTTGCAGCTCCGATCTGCTCCTTGAGGTATCGCCGAGTCGACTCGTTCGCAGCTTCGATCTACTGTGCTCTCTCTTACAACTCCTTCATTTCATTCTCTTAGAAGTTAGATCTTCGCGTTTGCGCTACTCATCATTTTTACTGTTTTAGATCTTACGGTTCCAGTGCTTAAGCTTCGAATTTAATTTTCTGCTATTAATGCTAATTCTTGTTCGTGCAACTGAAGCTATTTGTCGTCAATTGAACTGTCGTTtggtttatttttgttttcaatttaagATGTGAGATGATAGAGGAATCTGCAATTTGGATGATGTCTGATTAATGTGCATTTGGAAGTGTGTTTTTAGCTTGCGAGCTTGGTTTAAGTGTTTTAGGTTAGGAATCTGGCGGATTTTCTTGGTTTTAATGTGTGTTCATTCAACACTGTCATTTCTTTTATGTATTGTTACTTTTCAGTGTTGCCACGTGTTTGGTTAAGTCATTGTTCTTGATTCTTTATTTTCTAGTATGACAGTCCTGTGTTGATAAttagttttaagttttaactGTGGTTTCTGCTTCAGTAAGTTATTGGTGTCTCCTATGGACAAATATAGAGTTTGCTCATTCTTACGAGTTATTGTTTTTATCCTCTATAGGTTGTGTTGATTTGTTGCAAGGAAAACGCTCTTCAGGTTGGTGTTCAAGGGGGAGGACTCAGGAAAGGGATGACTTATAGTTTGGCCTGTTGAAATTCGAGCAATGTCAGGGCTACTTAATGTATTCCCTTATACCTTGAAATGCTTCCCATTTTGTTCTTTGTCATTTGGAGAAGATTTTCAAtttttgttctttccctttttattaCTTTGCATTGTCATGGCTACCAGATCTTTTTACTATAATTTTCTCGGATAGTTTGAATAACTGCTTGTTTGGTTGCATTAGGAAAACTAGGGTTTTTCTATTAGGAATTGACCAGACAGACTATTAGCTGGCTTATACTGGGGATTAACTTCTGTTACTTAATGAGTGTTAGAACTTAGTCGCTTTCTTGTATGCATGTTGTTTAGCTTGAAGGTGCTTAAATTCCAGTCTAGTACAGTTTCCCTAGGATGTTGGTTCCCATGtcttgattttattccttttactACATGTCTATCACAAAAGTAAATTTTAACTGAGATTTCCTTGCAGTCTTCTCTGAACGGTTCTGCTTCAAATCTTCCAGATGGTGCTGGGAGGTCTTTTGCTACTTCATTCTCTGGTCAGTCTGGTGCAGCCTCCCCTGTCTTTCATCATACTGGTGGGGAGCTTTTGCTGGCATTAATTCATTTTCTCGTCCCATTTAGTTGTATAATTGCTAGGTTCTTGGTGCAGGATCCCTTCAAGGACTGCACAATATTCATGGGAGCTTTAATGTACCCAACATGCCTGGTACACTCACATCAAGAAACTCAACAATAAATAGTGTCCCATCCGGTGGTGTTCAGCAACAAACAGGTAGCCTTTCTAGTGGAAGGTTTGGTTCCAACAATCTGCCTGTTGCATTATCTCAGGTATTTGTTATGTCATCTGTTTGTTTCTTTACACTATAGATTGGTAGAGTAGTTAATAGAATATTGTGCATAATATCAACTCTTCTTCCTATCATCCTTTTCCTACTGTTACATAATTTATCAGGGGTTCATTTATCTCAATTAAATTTTGCAGCTATCTCATGGAAGTGCCCATGGACACTCGGGAGTTGCCAATAGAGGAGGTATAAATGTTGTAGGAAACCCTGGATTTAGTAGTAGCACAAATGGAGTTGGAGGTTCTATTCCTGGGATTCTTCCAACATCCGCTGCAATTGGTAACCGAAATGCTGTTCCAGGATTGGGAGTATCCCAAATTTTGGGAAATGCAGGTCCTCGAATCACAAGTTCTGTGGGAAACATGGTTGGAGGGGGGAACCTTGGAAGGACTGGTGGAGGATTGTCTGTACCTGGTCTCACATCCCGTCATTTGAGTGCAAACAGTGGATCTGCTGGCTTAGGAGTACAGGGACAGAATCGATTGATGAGTGGTGTGCTTCCACAAGGTACGTATTTTTATGGATGTCCATTATAATGGTGTTGAAGCAATACTTATCCACAAAGATGTTCTCATGCAGTGACCCCTGTCCCCTAATTGCATTTGCTTTGTGCATGATGAGTGTCCAAGTGCAGCCATATAGAAGATgactttattttctgtttgcaTTGGTTCAGCTTGTCCAACTAGTTGGCCTTCTTCTATGCAACCACATTGTTCGCTTCCACATGTTGAAAACTGTTAAAGAACTGCTGGTTGTTTTAGATTTGTATATAATATGCTTGATGAAATcatttatatttgtttttatgCATGTTGAATGCATAAATATTTTTCCTATGATTGATACTCATTTGAGCTTACCATAGGTTTTGAAGTATTTCTTTAGTGGTGACAAGAGCTTCTTGATTCAGGATCTCCGCAGGTGATTTCAATGCTAGGGAACTCTTATCCCAATGCTGGTGGTCCACTTTCACAAAGCCATGTTATGGGTATGTTGAATGATGTAAACTCGAGTGATAATTCTCCTTTTGACATGAATGACTTCCCTCAACTGACTAGTCGACCTAGTTCTGCTGGAGGGCCTCAAGGACAATTGGGTATGCAAACGAAAATTTTCCTTTGCATTTGAGACATTTGTCCACTTTCTTTTATGATGATTTATTGTACAAACATGTCTCAGGTTCTTTACGGAAGCAGGGTCTTAGTCCCATCGTTCAACAAAACCAAGAGTTTAGTATTCAAAATGAAGATTTCCCAGCTTTGCCAGGATTCAAAGGTGTAGTAACTGGAGAAGATATGTGACCTGATTGGCTGTTGTGCATTTCTTTCTAGCAATTTTGGCTGTTTTATGTTATCAAATAGTTTTTTTGTATAGTTGCATTATGATTTGTTGTTTAAAGAGTCTCTTCTTAGAGAGTTGAGTTATAgactgaattatgcactttctctTTTGAAAAGTTTGATGGATTTACGTGCATATCTACCTTAGTTCCTTTGGTGCTTGGTTTTATTGCTTTGTTTATTATATTCTGACATTATAAGTCGTGTAAGGTGTTAAATAAGCATATGGTTTCCTGGTTTGTATCTCATCAAGTGATTAAATGATCGGTTATAGATCTAGTGAGGATGCTAAAATGTCTCGTAAATGACAACTTAGTGATTCTCCTTAAGACGAATTCGTGATGCCACACTGTTGGAGCTTTGATTGCTTTGATTAAATGACAACTTAGTGATTCTCCTTATTTTTGGTTACCTTAGTTCGCAGATCTTTAATTCAGTAaccatattatattatttatttttacaggTGGCAATGCTGATTATGCTATGGATATGCACCAGAAAGAACAGCTTCATGACAATGCTGTACCAATGATGCAATCTCAACATTTCCCGGTGAGTTGCATGTTTAAAGACTAAGaaatctttatatatatatatatatattcctcaCTTATTATTCTATCCTTGTAATATGCAGATGGGGAGGTCTGCTGGTTTTAGCTTGGGGGGAACATATTCATCACATCGtacacaacagcaacaacaacatgcTCCTTCGGTGAGTAGTGGTGGTGTCTCATTTTCATCTGTAAACAACCAGGATCTTCTCCATCTACATGGATCAGATATTTTTCCATCTACACATTCAACTTATCATTCGCAGGTCTGCATGCTCTCTAAATTGCTGTTGTAATGAATAAGCCTCGTTCTTTCTCTAGTTTGCTTGACTTTAATATTCATTCTGAAGCAAGATTTCAGCCATCCTAACCACTTCTGGATTGGTTCTAGGCAAGTGGACCTCCTGGGATTGGATTAAGGCCACTAAATTCTCCAAATACAGTCTCTAGTATGGGTCAGTATGACCAGATCCTCCAGCAGTATCAACAGCACCAGAATCAGTCGCAGTTCCGCCTTCAAATGTCAGCCGTAAATCAGTCGTTTCGGGATCAGGGCATGAAAGCTATGCAAACTGCACAATCCACACCAGATCCATTTGGTTTGCTTGGCTTGTTAAGTGTGATCAGGATGAGTGATCCAGACTTGACATCTCTTGCACTTGGAATTGATCTTACTACACTTGGATTAAATTTGAATTCATCGGAAAATCTACACAAGACGTTTGGGTCTCCATGGTCTGATGAACCTGCAAAGGGTGATCCAGAGTTTAATGTGCCACAATGTTATTACGCAAAGCAGCCCCCTGCTTTACATGTGAGGTTTTTAAATTATGCTATTGAATCGATTTCTTTATTTGCAAATCCTTCATTAGGCTTACTGCTTATTGCATGATGCAGCAAGGTTACTTTTCAAAGTTTTCGGTGGAAACATTGTTTTACATATTCTACAGGTTTGCAATTACATCTTACTCGGTTTCTAATTGGCTTGCTTAGTATTATAATTAACCACTTTTTTTTCTTGGTTGCAGCATGCCCAAAGACGAAGCACAATTATATGCTGCAAATGAGCTGTATGCACATACCCTCCAATTCatcctttttttgttatttatattttattttctgtggTTAGGGCTTATTTCCCAATTATGTTGGGATTGTTACAATTTGGGAGCAATTAATGGTTAATTCAGTCAATACTTGCTAACCTTTCTTTGTTAATCAGTCACGGAGTTTGAGTATTCCTACTGCAAAACGTATATTGGCAGGAACTCCTGAATTAAAATCTAAATTGTTTTCCTCTGATCAATAATTTCTAACAAGGTAGGTGGTTGTTGCTTTCAGGCACAATAGAGGTTGGTATTATCACAAAGAGAATCGTTTCTGGTTTATAAGAGTTCCCAACATGGAGCCCCTTGTTAAAACGAACACATACGAGAGAGGATCTTATCACTGTTTCGATCCAAACACATTTGAAACTGTTCGCAAGGTTAGCTTTATACATAATAGTATTCGTAGTGTTCTTAAAACTATTTCTCGTGTTCCAATGTTTAATTGTTTTCCTTTTATCCCTGGCCtctaatgaaaaaaaaatcctTGCAGGATAACTTTGTTCTACATTATGAAATGTTGGAAAAGAGACCGCCTCTACCACAGCATTGAGTAGGAATCAGAACCTTTATTGTAGAGTTTCAACTGTAAATTTTCATTCTGGATTTTAATTCCTCAGAAAGTCATTAGCATAAGTATTCCTTTAGTTTGGGCTTTCTCGTACTATATGTCGCTTGAGTGATCCAAGCATTTCATCTTTAACTGCCCCAATTTGAACAAAAGAATTATGATACATAGGTATTTCGATAACCTAGTTATCTGACGGATTTTGTCTGCCCCCTAGCTCCAATGCACAGAAAAGAAAAGCACCTTTGTCAATATTTGATATGGTTCCTAGGAATTATGCTTCAGAGTTCACAGCTAGCTGAATAATGATTTAATTAATCTTAACTTGTTAGGATATCTCAATCTGACCAGTCAAAGACTAATCTGTTGCGAATTAGAATTTCATTTAAGAGTTTGTTTTTGGCCAATGATTTGTGTGTACAAAGTGGAAGTTGATTATAGGATTGTTTAATTTTGCAAATTTACGCTCCCATTGCATGACATAATTTGCCCTTTCCCCTGTTCGATTGTAGTTGGGTTTACATCATACTCATCGGAGTGGTAAAAGTATTTATTTCATTTCGGATTATATAGCTCTTTCGGCTTTCATATTAAATCAATTAGAATATTGCTTGATATTTTAAGTGATCTAATCCATAACAAATGGGTATGAAAAATTGTCTTTAGGTTCCAAATTATTTGGTAGTATATCAATGAGGCTCTGGCTCAGAATATCTAAAGTTTGTTAAGCAGAAATTTAAGTATGGAAAACACCCGAGTATCGAACTTTATGCGGGATGAATTAGTAAAAATGATCTTTGTACTGTCtaaaataaaattgtaaaaattcTCTAGTCTACACAATTGTCATAAGCTTTCACTTAAGGAACTAGACATCACTGAATAATTGTTGTGTGAAATGCATCCCTGCTTGATTGAGGTGTGATATGTTATTTATGAAGATTGTTGTGTGTTGGTCAAAACTAAGCTTTTGAGATCCCACATTTGACTCTCCAGAAGTTCCCTTTTACTCAAAATTCTATCAGATGCACAATCGTCTTCCTATAAAACATGGGGGCGAAAACATGGTAATTTACAATGTATACATTTTCCAATTATTCAGTGATATTGAAATTAGGTGATcataatattaaaagaaaaacgaATATTTTGCTTCTTCATGATTGCCGGCATGGTCGGCTTTTCAGAGTAAAGTTAACTGAGTAAGTGGTTTCTGTTTCTACTTTTTAAAGATAAAAGATTCTATTAAAAACGTTTGTGCAAAGAGTTCATTAAAAGGATGAAAACTAGAATTCTTATCTAGCTTTTTTGAAATGTCGATGAAAATTTAAGTTTTTTCCTAACAAGCAGGACATTTGTTAAGAAACCAAGAATGCAAAGGTTTTTACTTATTACagataaaaatttatatacatatattattctacgaaatttaaaatcttaaccttttcaataaaaaaaatttcctcCCTTAGTTTACTTACTAATTTGAACTAAGTTCATTTAGTGGGGACAACTATTTTAAATGAACTCAGCCAATAGATGTACAAAATGCAACATGCAAGCAAGCTTGATAAGTAATACTCACATCACCAGGTGCAGCTGATAACAGTGCTAAGAGAGTCACTGTAGCAGCTTGATAATCCGTCAATACCTTGTGTGCTGACTCATCGAGCTTATCCTGAAAGGTTTTAAGACGTGAAAAAATAAATCTCCGAAGACTTTTGAAATATGATAATGTAAAATATTATATGATTGCATGAAATACAGTCCTGCCAAAGGTGCCAAAATTTGTCTATATTACCATCATAGATACAATCATACAATCTAAATAAGCCTAAAATATTCATATTCAGTGTGATGTTAACCCACAGAGAGAGAACATACCTTCAATTGGGAAATAGCAACAGAGATCGCCCTTCCAGGGGCTTGAAGAGCTTTATGGTAAACCTGTACAAAAGTGGAAGAAAACAGTAAGGAGATGGGAGGCTTCAGAAAGAGAGAGGGGGTGTGGAAGCAACCAAAGTTACCTGGATATAAAGTAATGACACAACTTTTGGCAGAAGGGATACAGGGTCAGTCTCAGCAGAAACTTGGGATGTTAATTCCTGATATTCAATAACAAAAGTTAATGGTAGGCCAACTCTGATAAATATTTTCCCCTGATTGGAAATTTGTTCCTCAGGACttaaattagaattttccttTGAGCTGAAAAGAACTTATTCATAAATATTTTGGGTAATTTTCAGTTGATCTACCAATCTGATATTTAATACATTACCAGTGTTATTGACAGTATATTTGTGAATCTAGTAGCTTCAAACAAATTCTGATAAAGCTTTATGCGGGTGAAAGCATAAATACCTTACGATATGAATGTAAAAGTGTTCTTTCGAGTTTCTTGTCGAGTCTTTTCAAAGGCAATGCACTGAGGGAAAAAAAGAATATTCAAGATCAAATCACATTGCAAGGCTTGAATCACTACAGAAGCACTGGAGGTCAAATCATTCCTGAAGCTCAACAAAATAATAGACACATTACCTCTCTTCAGTTACTGCTCTAAATgcgtccatgaatacttcaacaTTCTGTTTTGAACATTCAAATTCAACTTCTAATTATACTGTTCACAAATCAGAGAGGATAATAGTTTTGATGCTTAAGAAAAACGATATTTTCACCCAACTGGTTGCAACTGTAAATTGAAAAATGGTTGACAATGAATTACATAAACCTTAACAACAAGATTTGTTGCAAAATTAGAAATGCCAACCTTTCCCTCCAATGCTTCTACAACAGCAAGAGCCTTATTTGCAAGAGGTCTAGGAAAACTCTTGGACTACAAAAGGAAATAATAAACAAAATGTAAGTACTCATTCTATGGCTCCTGCTAATGCTCAGCAGCAAACACAATACCAATACAGACGTTGATGCAAATAACATCTTATTCTTACAATTGCAACTCTGTCTCCAGGACTAACTGAAATAGATTCAGAACTTGGAGCCTCCTGAACCTCAACACCATTCTTCAATTTGTTGTGTTCATCCTGCAGATGATGAATctattgctttagaccatattaAACCCTCAAGATATATATTACGTTTACAAACAGTTCATTGTGTAGAATTACCAGATCATGAAGAAGCATATCCACCATAGGAGCTGCTACTGTTCTTAGTAAATGCCTATGTAAAACAACCTGCCATCATTTACATGTCAATTTGCACATTTCAACAATGAAAACAGAAGAATTGAACTTCTAAAAAACATAACAGAACTTACAGAAGTTGATTGATCATCTTCAAACAATTCCAAGGCTTTTTCATAGAGCTGCATGTTTAAGAAAGACTGCCACCAGGGAAACACAGAAAAAACAATTAAGATAGTAAACTGTATGTATAAAAGACCACAGAAGTTGTGTTTGTGCCACTTTAGCAAACCTCATCAAGTTTCTTCTGCAAATTATCAAGCAATCGTTTCATTCTGTCTGCATTTTCTGTTAGTAATGCCTTCCTTTTCTCCATCCAAGAACTGATTATTGTAGGCCTTAATTTGTTAGCCAAAGGCTCAAGAATTGTTTCAGGATCATCTAGACCTGTCAAATTTATAGCACTGCATTTGAGAATACAGAATAACTTGTATAGGAAGAAAGGAAAGATTTGAAGTCAGAATCAACAGACCTTGTTCTTCAAACTCGGGAAACAGGGTAGTAATTTTCTGCACGATCCATTCTTCTGAGGGACTACTAAGATGGTCGTCCTTCATTTTAACTGATTCTTTCCTTGAACCTGACTTTGAATCTGATGTTTGTGACGATGTATCCTTGCTCTTTCTCTGGTTTTTCTTAGATTTTGTGGATGCCTGTTCCTGGTTATCTGGACCACTTTCAGATAGATTTGCTGCTGCATTTCCAGTGGctttccccttttttttcttgGACCCTTTATCAGAATGCTTGTTGGCCCCAGCATCACTTGCCATTTCATTGGACTCGTTCAACCTTCCTGAATCGTATCCTTTTGCTTCATTGGTTACTTGTAGATCATCAGACATCTTAGAGCCAAAAGACCCTGAAACGCCTAATGTCTCCAACTCTTTCACCACGCGATCACATATGTCCTATAGAAAGGAAAAAATGGCACCAGGAAACCAATGAGAAAAATAGCAGCAGATAGTGATCTTTTATTCATCAGTACCTTTTTATTACTTATATTAATCACCATACCTTCATAAAGCTGCTGCTTAATACATAAAATTCTCCAAAAATGTGCGCTTTATTAGACTGCAAGGTAAATTATGTTTATCAACAGATGAGGGGAGCATAAATTTTACGATGTAGATTGTAATCAAACTCAAATATTACCTTGAGAGCCAATTGAACAGATTGACAGAGGGACAGCATTTTAGCTGCATCTTGAGGTGTGAAAGATGAGGGCAACAAGGAAAGAGAATCACTCCTGCGACACTGTTATGTCAGGACACAAGGAACAAACATGACTTGCTATAAAGGTACACAAGGAACATAATAAGGACCTTACCAACTACCACGTTCAATAGCATCCTCAGTAGCAGCATCTAACATGTCAATCATAGATTGGTGAACAAATGTTGTGACTAGAGGTTTTCCTTCAGGATATCTGGACTAAATTGGATTGCACAAACTTAGACTTCATCACATAAGCTAGGCAAACAAATGGTATAATATAAGATATTCATGTAACATATGTTATATCCTATACACTGCATGGTATTTTTAGATTCAgataaaatctttaaaaatacgaaaacaaaaatattttcataaataaaataaaataacaaactaCGAGCAACATGATAATTAATTCAAAAGAACTTCAATTTGTGAAGATAAATAAAGAATGACATGTGTCAGTCTTTAAGGGACAGCAGACTAAGAGATTAAGGCACTATAAAGAGTGTATACTTTAACTCAATAAACAGGAGTGGGTGCATGATCATTGTATTCTTTATTTGGAAAAAAGAATTGAAATGGTGACAAGTTGCTTACCTGCAAGAACTGAATGGGCTGTGGGATTCCAAGTTTGTGCAGAACCTCATAGCTGATAAAAGAATTCTAAAGCATGCAATGAAAGGCAGCACAACATGAACGATAAAGACAAAGAATACAACTGGAAAAGATTATACAGCCATCTAGCTCAGATGATGTactataaatataaaaaagattGAATATGGTCAACAAAACAGAGTAATGAGAAGTGAGTCATACCTGTGAAAAAAATGAATCCACAGATTCCTTCTGAGCAATGGCAAACACCTGTAATGTGATGTAAGAAGTGAAAACCATAATAAATTCCCTTAACGTTTGAAAGAGGAACTAAGTTATTAGCACCAACGTAGATAGCAGAGCAATTTAATACTACCACGTTGGACACTGTCAATCAGAGGATTAAGAGTAAAAACTGGAAATGCA contains the following coding sequences:
- the LOC107629153 gene encoding probable NOT transcription complex subunit VIP2 isoform X1; this encodes MSGLLNSSLNGSASNLPDGAGRSFATSFSGQSGAASPVFHHTGSLQGLHNIHGSFNVPNMPGTLTSRNSTINSVPSGGVQQQTGSLSSGRFGSNNLPVALSQLSHGSAHGHSGVANRGGINVVGNPGFSSSTNGVGGSIPGILPTSAAIGNRNAVPGLGVSQILGNAGPRITSSVGNMVGGGNLGRTGGGLSVPGLTSRHLSANSGSAGLGVQGQNRLMSGVLPQGSPQVISMLGNSYPNAGGPLSQSHVMGMLNDVNSSDNSPFDMNDFPQLTSRPSSAGGPQGQLGSLRKQGLSPIVQQNQEFSIQNEDFPALPGFKGGNADYAMDMHQKEQLHDNAVPMMQSQHFPMGRSAGFSLGGTYSSHRTQQQQQHAPSVSSGGVSFSSVNNQDLLHLHGSDIFPSTHSTYHSQASGPPGIGLRPLNSPNTVSSMGQYDQILQQYQQHQNQSQFRLQMSAVNQSFRDQGMKAMQTAQSTPDPFGLLGLLSVIRMSDPDLTSLALGIDLTTLGLNLNSSENLHKTFGSPWSDEPAKGDPEFNVPQCYYAKQPPALHQGYFSKFSVETLFYIFYSMPKDEAQLYAANELHNRGWYYHKENRFWFIRVPNMEPLVKTNTYERGSYHCFDPNTFETVRKDNFVLHYEMLEKRPPLPQH
- the LOC107629153 gene encoding probable NOT transcription complex subunit VIP2 isoform X3 is translated as MSGLLNSSLNGSASNLPDGAGRSFATSFSGQSGAASPVFHHTGSLQGLHNIHGSFNVPNMPGTLTSRNSTINSVPSGGVQQQTGSLSSGRFGSNNLPVALSQLSHGSAHGHSGVANRGGLGVSQILGNAGPRITSSVGNMVGGGNLGRTGGGLSVPGLTSRHLSANSGSAGLGVQGQNRLMSGVLPQGSPQVISMLGNSYPNAGGPLSQSHVMGMLNDVNSSDNSPFDMNDFPQLTSRPSSAGGPQGQLGSLRKQGLSPIVQQNQEFSIQNEDFPALPGFKGGNADYAMDMHQKEQLHDNAVPMMQSQHFPMGRSAGFSLGGTYSSHRTQQQQQHAPSVSSGGVSFSSVNNQDLLHLHGSDIFPSTHSTYHSQASGPPGIGLRPLNSPNTVSSMGQYDQILQQYQQHQNQSQFRLQMSAVNQSFRDQGMKAMQTAQSTPDPFGLLGLLSVIRMSDPDLTSLALGIDLTTLGLNLNSSENLHKTFGSPWSDEPAKGDPEFNVPQCYYAKQPPALHQGYFSKFSVETLFYIFYSMPKDEAQLYAANELHNRGWYYHKENRFWFIRVPNMEPLVKTNTYERGSYHCFDPNTFETVRKDNFVLHYEMLEKRPPLPQH
- the LOC107629153 gene encoding probable NOT transcription complex subunit VIP2 isoform X2 gives rise to the protein MSGLLNSSLNGSASNLPDGAGRSFATSFSGSLQGLHNIHGSFNVPNMPGTLTSRNSTINSVPSGGVQQQTGSLSSGRFGSNNLPVALSQLSHGSAHGHSGVANRGGINVVGNPGFSSSTNGVGGSIPGILPTSAAIGNRNAVPGLGVSQILGNAGPRITSSVGNMVGGGNLGRTGGGLSVPGLTSRHLSANSGSAGLGVQGQNRLMSGVLPQGSPQVISMLGNSYPNAGGPLSQSHVMGMLNDVNSSDNSPFDMNDFPQLTSRPSSAGGPQGQLGSLRKQGLSPIVQQNQEFSIQNEDFPALPGFKGGNADYAMDMHQKEQLHDNAVPMMQSQHFPMGRSAGFSLGGTYSSHRTQQQQQHAPSVSSGGVSFSSVNNQDLLHLHGSDIFPSTHSTYHSQASGPPGIGLRPLNSPNTVSSMGQYDQILQQYQQHQNQSQFRLQMSAVNQSFRDQGMKAMQTAQSTPDPFGLLGLLSVIRMSDPDLTSLALGIDLTTLGLNLNSSENLHKTFGSPWSDEPAKGDPEFNVPQCYYAKQPPALHQGYFSKFSVETLFYIFYSMPKDEAQLYAANELHNRGWYYHKENRFWFIRVPNMEPLVKTNTYERGSYHCFDPNTFETVRKDNFVLHYEMLEKRPPLPQH